One Spirochaetota bacterium DNA segment encodes these proteins:
- a CDS encoding SDR family oxidoreductase, which produces MKSLINKNIIITGAGSGIGRLMALRFAAESSNLALVDINAAALKALKDDIGKKGLKISVNTYTCDISDRTAVSRTVAGIMRDFTQVDVLINNAGMVIGKAFLDLSLEEFHRTMDVNFWGHLYFTKAVLPGMTARNSGNIVNVASSSGLLGMPLLSDYAASKFAEVGFSEALRRELKKFGHGGVKITCVCPYIIDTGMFRGFKPMLLSPFVKPDRAAARIVRAVKKDHPYVMLPAHSIRGMMFLKLLPTAFFDWMLKMSGGDSAMDVFTGRP; this is translated from the coding sequence ATGAAGTCTCTTATAAACAAAAACATCATCATTACCGGCGCGGGCAGCGGTATTGGAAGGCTTATGGCCCTGCGATTCGCCGCCGAATCCTCGAACCTGGCGCTGGTAGACATAAACGCGGCGGCGCTGAAAGCTCTGAAGGACGATATCGGGAAGAAGGGCCTGAAAATATCGGTGAATACCTACACGTGTGATATCTCTGACAGGACCGCGGTATCCCGGACGGTCGCCGGTATCATGCGCGATTTTACGCAGGTCGACGTGCTGATCAATAACGCCGGTATGGTTATCGGGAAAGCCTTCCTGGACCTGTCGCTCGAGGAGTTTCACCGGACCATGGATGTCAACTTCTGGGGCCACCTGTATTTCACGAAGGCGGTCCTTCCAGGCATGACCGCGCGCAACAGCGGCAACATTGTCAACGTGGCGTCGTCGAGCGGGCTTCTGGGAATGCCGCTTCTCTCGGATTACGCCGCGAGCAAGTTCGCCGAGGTCGGATTCTCCGAGGCGCTCAGGCGTGAATTAAAAAAATTCGGGCACGGCGGCGTGAAGATCACCTGCGTATGCCCGTACATCATCGACACCGGGATGTTCCGGGGATTCAAGCCGATGCTCCTGAGCCCCTTCGTGAAGCCCGATCGGGCGGCCGCGCGCATCGTACGCGCCGTGAAAAAGGACCACCCCTACGTTATGCTTCCGGCGCACAGCATCCGGGGGATGATGTTCCTGAAGCTGCTGCCCACCGCCTTTTTTGACTGGATGCTTAAAATGTCGGGCGGCGACAGCGCGATGGACGTATTTACCGGTCGTCCATAA
- a CDS encoding PaaI family thioesterase, producing the protein MSRIEGPLTKISETVLSVMTRFIGKNLGSMPFECVTRWLDAVLVDVGRGRIELDYTVRPEMTNPAGYLHGGIQAAMLDDAMGTVCATLGYDTALLTVNMTIDYLGTARKGDTIRAVASVFREGKNLIHLTGELSRGGEPTARAQCNVLVSGKPVDYIAGIGR; encoded by the coding sequence ATGAGCCGGATAGAGGGCCCTTTAACTAAAATTTCGGAGACGGTGCTTTCGGTCATGACCCGGTTCATCGGAAAGAACCTGGGCTCCATGCCCTTCGAATGCGTTACCCGCTGGCTCGACGCGGTGCTTGTAGACGTGGGCCGGGGACGTATCGAGCTCGACTACACCGTGCGCCCCGAGATGACCAATCCGGCCGGATATCTGCATGGGGGGATACAGGCGGCCATGCTGGACGATGCCATGGGCACCGTGTGCGCCACCCTGGGCTACGATACGGCCCTTCTTACCGTCAACATGACCATAGATTATCTCGGAACGGCCAGGAAAGGCGACACCATCAGGGCCGTCGCTTCGGTCTTCCGGGAGGGTAAAAACCTCATTCACCTTACAGGCGAGCTGTCACGCGGGGGCGAACCGACGGCGCGGGCGCAGTGCAACGTGCTGGTCTCGGGCAAACCCGTAGATTACATCGCGGGGATTGGCCGCTGA
- a CDS encoding acyl-CoA dehydrogenase family protein, producing the protein MLDFTLSDEQLALQKKAREFAINEVLPAAWNSDEKDEIPLSVLKKAFDAGIMNSDIPKKYGGRGYGLLEGAILTEEIAAACPGLATSIFDNSLGFEPLVISDRESLKEKYLSKIAKEFKRICFATSEPTMGSDVASMICRATKDGDGYLLNGTKYWITNGGIADYMTIFATVDPEQKHAGICAFVVEKEWDGVRVGRSIPKMGQRTSNTVGINLKNVRVPKENVLAEPGEGFVLAMKTFARTRPIIGAFAVGAARSAMEYALDYAKKRRAFGGRISNYQSTQFKLAEMFQKVETMRLLVWKAAWEADRGMDPTITASISKFYATESAVQVMNDALQIFGGYGYTRMYPIEKLLRDTRLLPIYEGTSEVQRIIIAGYLLGSYQSIMPPLDEIPILIGDHHLLDGKKNAAEAAWRCPLCGYVHYGDEAPEECPYCFVGGKGFKKVWPK; encoded by the coding sequence ATGCTGGATTTTACCCTGAGCGATGAGCAACTGGCATTACAAAAGAAGGCCCGGGAATTCGCGATCAACGAGGTGCTCCCCGCGGCCTGGAATAGTGACGAGAAAGACGAAATTCCGCTTTCTGTTTTAAAAAAGGCCTTTGACGCGGGAATCATGAATTCGGACATCCCGAAGAAGTACGGTGGACGAGGGTATGGGCTCCTGGAGGGAGCGATCCTCACCGAGGAAATCGCCGCCGCATGCCCGGGGCTTGCCACGTCCATATTCGATAACTCGCTCGGGTTCGAACCGCTGGTGATATCGGACAGGGAGTCGCTGAAAGAAAAATACCTTTCGAAGATCGCGAAGGAATTCAAGCGCATCTGTTTCGCGACCTCCGAGCCCACCATGGGATCGGACGTCGCGTCCATGATCTGCCGCGCGACTAAAGACGGCGACGGCTACCTGCTCAACGGCACCAAGTACTGGATAACCAACGGCGGCATTGCCGATTACATGACCATCTTCGCGACGGTCGACCCCGAGCAGAAGCACGCGGGCATATGCGCATTCGTTGTGGAAAAAGAATGGGACGGCGTACGCGTGGGGCGCTCTATTCCGAAGATGGGCCAGCGCACCTCGAACACCGTCGGCATCAACCTTAAAAACGTTCGCGTGCCGAAGGAGAACGTGCTCGCGGAACCGGGCGAGGGTTTCGTTCTGGCCATGAAGACCTTCGCGCGGACCCGGCCGATCATCGGCGCGTTCGCCGTGGGGGCCGCGCGCTCCGCGATGGAATACGCGCTGGATTACGCGAAGAAGCGGCGCGCTTTCGGCGGCAGGATTTCGAACTATCAATCGACCCAGTTCAAGCTGGCCGAGATGTTCCAGAAGGTCGAAACCATGCGCCTCCTCGTCTGGAAAGCGGCATGGGAGGCCGACCGGGGCATGGACCCCACCATCACCGCCTCGATCAGCAAATTTTACGCGACCGAATCGGCGGTGCAGGTCATGAACGACGCGCTGCAGATATTCGGGGGCTACGGGTACACACGGATGTACCCGATCGAAAAGCTTCTGCGCGACACCAGGCTTCTGCCCATTTATGAGGGGACGAGCGAAGTGCAGCGCATCATCATCGCCGGTTATCTCCTCGGCAGTTACCAGTCCATCATGCCGCCGCTTGACGAGATACCGATACTGATCGGCGACCATCATCTCCTTGACGGGAAGAAGAACGCGGCCGAAGCGGCATGGCGCTGTCCGCTGTGCGGTTACGTTCATTACGGCGACGAGGCCCCGGAGGAATGCCCGTATTGTTTTGTCGGCGGTAAGGGATTCAAGAAGGTATGGCCCAAATAA
- a CDS encoding long-chain fatty acid--CoA ligase, with protein MDISFSSISDMVVKQARAMGEKPVILYYERDISYREMDEKSASIAAGLQELGVKKGDRVCLLMENSPEYYFAYFGIIRLGAIAGPVNCWWQTKEIEYLFNDSGAVAAIVDSAYRAHLEAIKGKAPALKHVIERGGDGTFLSFEEIADKKAVPADVEIGMDDVSTIVYTSGTTGNPKGVLLTHGNILTNSLQAGKLANIRSSDVVLCFLPLFHVNGLVITGTAPMCAGAQIVLRKGFSAGEFWECVSKYRVSIFSGVPTVYQILLATPGSEKADVSSLRYGVCGAAPMPVETIRKFEEKFNMIIIEGYGLTEATAGATANPIDGVRKIGSIGIPFENSEIKLFDDDDNEVPRGEVGEIVIRGGNVMKGYFNRPEETEKTLRGGWLHTGDMAYEDEDGYFFIVDRKKEMIIRGGENIYPKELEEIIYGHPKVQEVAVVGVKDEIYGEEVMACLVPRQGETVDVEEFRSWCKANMASYKVPKYVSIRQQLPKNILGKILKKELKAALKGEGLLG; from the coding sequence ATGGACATTTCATTCAGCAGCATAAGCGACATGGTCGTCAAACAGGCCCGGGCGATGGGCGAAAAGCCGGTGATTCTTTACTATGAGCGCGACATCAGTTACCGTGAGATGGATGAGAAAAGCGCGTCGATCGCGGCAGGACTGCAGGAGCTCGGGGTTAAAAAAGGCGACAGGGTCTGCCTCCTCATGGAGAACTCGCCGGAATACTATTTTGCTTATTTCGGCATCATAAGGCTCGGCGCCATTGCGGGCCCGGTTAACTGCTGGTGGCAGACAAAAGAGATAGAATATCTTTTTAACGACTCCGGGGCTGTCGCGGCGATCGTTGATTCGGCATATCGCGCGCACCTTGAGGCGATAAAAGGAAAGGCGCCGGCGCTGAAGCATGTTATAGAGCGCGGAGGAGACGGCACGTTTCTTTCGTTTGAAGAGATTGCGGATAAAAAAGCGGTTCCTGCCGATGTTGAGATCGGCATGGATGATGTCTCTACCATCGTGTACACTTCGGGCACCACGGGAAATCCCAAGGGAGTGCTCCTGACCCACGGCAATATCCTCACCAATTCGCTGCAGGCGGGAAAACTGGCCAACATCAGGAGCAGTGACGTCGTACTGTGTTTTCTTCCCCTGTTTCATGTCAACGGTCTGGTCATCACCGGCACGGCGCCGATGTGCGCCGGGGCACAGATAGTGCTGCGGAAAGGCTTTTCGGCCGGAGAATTCTGGGAATGCGTTTCGAAATACCGGGTGAGCATTTTCAGCGGCGTCCCCACCGTCTACCAGATTCTGCTGGCTACGCCAGGAAGCGAAAAGGCCGACGTGAGCTCACTGCGGTACGGGGTGTGCGGTGCGGCACCGATGCCCGTGGAGACCATACGCAAGTTCGAGGAGAAGTTTAACATGATCATCATCGAGGGATACGGCCTCACCGAAGCCACTGCCGGGGCGACGGCGAATCCCATCGATGGCGTACGAAAGATCGGCTCGATCGGCATACCCTTCGAAAATAGCGAGATAAAGCTGTTTGATGACGACGACAATGAGGTGCCCCGGGGGGAGGTGGGCGAGATCGTAATCCGCGGCGGCAACGTAATGAAGGGATATTTCAACAGGCCGGAGGAGACCGAAAAAACACTGCGCGGGGGATGGCTTCACACCGGAGATATGGCGTATGAGGACGAGGACGGCTATTTTTTCATCGTGGACCGCAAGAAGGAGATGATCATCCGTGGAGGAGAGAACATCTATCCAAAGGAGCTCGAGGAGATAATATACGGCCATCCGAAAGTACAGGAAGTTGCGGTGGTCGGGGTAAAGGACGAGATCTACGGCGAGGAGGTCATGGCCTGCCTGGTGCCGCGGCAGGGAGAAACGGTCGACGTTGAAGAGTTTCGCTCCTGGTGCAAGGCGAATATGGCCTCGTACAAGGTGCCGAAGTACGTCAGTATCCGGCAGCAATTGCCGAAGAACATACTTGGAAAGATATTGAAAAAGGAACTGAAGGCGGCATTGAAGGGCGAGGGCCTTCTGGGCTAA